The Fuerstiella sp. nucleotide sequence ATTCAGGGTTCACCAGAGAACGTTGGCAGCTCCGGTGTAGAAACCGGAGCTTTCCTGGTCCGCGCTGGCGAGGCCGGTCAGAACCAAATCAGGCCTTGATCTCGAAGACCGCTTCGATTTCCACGGCTGCTCCTGTGGGTAATGCGGCGAATCCCAGCGCGCTGCGAGCGTGATAGCCATCGCCGTCTTTGCCGAACAGCTCATGCAGCAGGTCAGACGCGCCGTTGATGACCAGATGCTGGTCCGTGAAGTCAGGCGCAGAGTAAACACAGCCCAGCAACTTCACAACTTTGAGATTGTCCAGTGTACCATGCGTATTATAGACGGATCGCAGGATCTTTTGGGCACAGTCTTTTGCGGCGTCATATCCCTGATCAACAGAAACACCTTTACCCAGTACACCTTTCAGATCACTCGTATGACCGGAGCTGATCAGTTGATTCCCGCTGCGGATACAGAGGTTGAGATATCCGGCAGTCTGTTCAGAAAGATCAATCCCCAGTTCCTGGGCCTTTTGAGTCGTGCTCATTACGAGAGTCCTTGATAATTTTCAAATGATGATTTGGCAACGCGAAGTTTATCGCCCTGTCTGAGAAAGCAAAGTTAACGTCACAGATCTAATCGTTTGACGATACCAACCACAGCCGAACCCTCAGTGAACCGAAAACGTCGCTGTCTCAGTGAAATCCGCAGGACGCCCCTGATCCATGAATAATCGAGCGTCACATCAGGACACGGTCCGATATCGGAACTGATTCCTGAACGGTGAGCGAGAGCTGCCAGACACTAAAAACCACCGTAAAAGGCGCACAACCCCTCATTGGTTTTCTTAATTCCAAAGTTCACGGAGGTATGCCGCCGTTTGTGTGGCGGCTGAGACCGGCAATGTTTTGCCGTCTTCCGGTCCCGATTGATGAACGGTAACCGGTCCGTCGTATCCGATGATCTTCAATCCATCAAACACGGATTCAAAGTCAATTCCGCCTGGTTCATGGATCTGAGTGATGTCAAAGGATACCGGCCCCGCACACCAGGTATTCAGCGTGACGGCACCTTCGGGGTTCAGTAGCTGATTCTGTAAATAAACGTTCCGAATCCATGGAGCCACACGCTGGACTGCTTCCAGACCGTATACCTGTCGACATCCTTCAAGATTAGCGGCTTCAAAGATCAGCCCGAAATTCGAATGGTTAATCTTTTCGAGCGTGTCCACCATCCCGTCGAGCGTTTCAAACAGACTCAGGGTGTGGCACTGATGAACGAGCGTCAATCCTCGTTCTGCGGCCTCGTCCGCCGCCGCC carries:
- a CDS encoding RidA family protein, whose amino-acid sequence is MSTTQKAQELGIDLSEQTAGYLNLCIRSGNQLISSGHTSDLKGVLGKGVSVDQGYDAAKDCAQKILRSVYNTHGTLDNLKVVKLLGCVYSAPDFTDQHLVINGASDLLHELFGKDGDGYHARSALGFAALPTGAAVEIEAVFEIKA
- a CDS encoding sugar phosphate isomerase/epimerase — encoded protein: MSLEELASLAVDAGYDAICMRASQIGVQSSEDQVTAARRVLDDRGLAVSMVTGDFDIVYNNENGPNCLREITPYLDLAEALGARLLRVCLKQPEDIRYAQAAADEAAERGLTLVHQCHTLSLFETLDGMVDTLEKINHSNFGLIFEAANLEGCRQVYGLEAVQRVAPWIRNVYLQNQLLNPEGAVTLNTWCAGPVSFDITQIHEPGGIDFESVFDGLKIIGYDGPVTVHQSGPEDGKTLPVSAATQTAAYLRELWN